The Nothobranchius furzeri strain GRZ-AD chromosome 8, NfurGRZ-RIMD1, whole genome shotgun sequence genome includes a region encoding these proteins:
- the ankrd29 gene encoding ankyrin repeat domain-containing protein 29 isoform X4 has protein sequence MVASYSGYYDCVKELIMQGADINYQREQAHCDVVKLLFEFGASTEFQTKDGGTPLTVACQYGHSKVVDTLLKNGANVHDQLNDGATSLFLAAQEGHVTVIRQLLSSGAKVNQAREDGTTPLWMAAQMGHSEAVKVLLLRGADRDADRDGSTALFKAALKGHNGVIEELLKFSPSLGLLKNGSTALHAAVMSGNLQTVLLLLGANSDPTLPSKNNQLPADLTKSDRILKVLRQKTVARES, from the exons ATGGTGGCGTCCTATAGCGGCTATTATGACTGTGTCAAAGAACTCATCATGCAAGGAGCCGACATTAACTACCAGAGAGAG CAGGCACACTGTGACGTTGTGAAGCTTCTTTTTGAGTTTGGAGCCTCCACTGAATTCCAGACAAAG GACGGTGGCACGCCTCTGACTGTTGCATGCCAGTATGGTCACTCCAAGGTGGTGGACACGCTGCTGAAGAATGGAGCCAATGTTCATGACCAGCTGAAC gATGGTGCTACATCTCTTTTCCTTGCTGCCCAGGAGGGTCATGTGACTGTGATTCGTCAGCTGCTGTCATCTGGTGCTAAGGTTAACCAGGCTAGAGAG GATGGCACTACGCCGTTATGGATGGCAGCTCAGATGGGTCATAGTGAAGCGGTGAAGGTACTACTCTTACGTGGAGCAGATCGAGATGCTGACAG GGATGGATCAACAGCATTATTCAAAGCAGCTTTGAAAGGACACAACGGTGTCATAGAGGAACTCCTTAAATTTTCTCCTTCTCTTGGCCTTCTCAAG AATGGCTCCACTGCCCTTCATGCTGCTGTCATGAGTGGAAATCTTCAGACAGTTCTGCTGCTTCTTGGGGCTAACTCAGACCCCACTCTACCCAGCAAA AATAATCAACTCCCTGCTGATCTCACAAAGAGCGATCGCATTCTGAAGGTTTTACGTCAGAAAACTGTGGCCAGAGAGAGTTGA
- the ankrd29 gene encoding ankyrin repeat domain-containing protein 29 isoform X3 codes for MVASYSGYYDCVKELIMQGADINYQRETGSTALFFASQQAHCDVVKLLFEFGASTEFQTKDGGTPLTVACQYGHSKVVDTLLKNGANVHDQLNDGATSLFLAAQEGHVTVIRQLLSSGAKVNQAREDGTTPLWMAAQMGHSEAVKVLLLRGADRDADRDGSTALFKAALKGHNGVIEELLKFSPSLGLLKNGSTALHAAVMSGNLQTVLLLLGANSDPTLPSKNNQLPADLTKSDRILKVLRQKTVARES; via the exons ATGGTGGCGTCCTATAGCGGCTATTATGACTGTGTCAAAGAACTCATCATGCAAGGAGCCGACATTAACTACCAGAGAGAG ACAGGTTCTACAGCTTTGTTCTTCGCCTCCCAGCAGGCACACTGTGACGTTGTGAAGCTTCTTTTTGAGTTTGGAGCCTCCACTGAATTCCAGACAAAG GACGGTGGCACGCCTCTGACTGTTGCATGCCAGTATGGTCACTCCAAGGTGGTGGACACGCTGCTGAAGAATGGAGCCAATGTTCATGACCAGCTGAAC gATGGTGCTACATCTCTTTTCCTTGCTGCCCAGGAGGGTCATGTGACTGTGATTCGTCAGCTGCTGTCATCTGGTGCTAAGGTTAACCAGGCTAGAGAG GATGGCACTACGCCGTTATGGATGGCAGCTCAGATGGGTCATAGTGAAGCGGTGAAGGTACTACTCTTACGTGGAGCAGATCGAGATGCTGACAG GGATGGATCAACAGCATTATTCAAAGCAGCTTTGAAAGGACACAACGGTGTCATAGAGGAACTCCTTAAATTTTCTCCTTCTCTTGGCCTTCTCAAG AATGGCTCCACTGCCCTTCATGCTGCTGTCATGAGTGGAAATCTTCAGACAGTTCTGCTGCTTCTTGGGGCTAACTCAGACCCCACTCTACCCAGCAAA AATAATCAACTCCCTGCTGATCTCACAAAGAGCGATCGCATTCTGAAGGTTTTACGTCAGAAAACTGTGGCCAGAGAGAGTTGA